DNA from Chryseobacterium wanjuense:
AGATTTTTATGAATTTGTGGAAGAAGATGAAAATTTCTACATGGAAGAAGAATCTGATGAAAAATATATTTCAAAATTTGCAGAATCGCAGGACACGATCTGGCTGGATCATGATTTTGTAGAATATGGTTTTGAAGACGGAAACAGAACGATCTACGAAAAATTTGCAGAATATTCTTTTGCAGAACAATGGCTTCCTATTTTAATCAACAGACTCAATGAGCTTAATCTTGATATGAATATCAATTCTATTATTTTTCTGAACAGAGGACAAATTCCTAAGCCTGTCTCTGTGGAAGATGATTTATTTTCTTTGGTTTATGTCGGCGGGATCGAATATAGTGCTTAAAATATTTTTAAAATTGTAAATAATAAATAATCAAAACTTCCGCATAT
Protein-coding regions in this window:
- a CDS encoding immunity 22 family protein; translated protein: MNTDTLDFWVGNFNSEEDFYEFVEEDENFYMEEESDEKYISKFAESQDTIWLDHDFVEYGFEDGNRTIYEKFAEYSFAEQWLPILINRLNELNLDMNINSIIFLNRGQIPKPVSVEDDLFSLVYVGGIEYSA